One segment of Rhodothermus bifroesti DNA contains the following:
- a CDS encoding hydroxymethylglutaryl-CoA lyase, with product MMKLPESALICEVGPRDGFQYETKWIPTERKLAVIQRLLEAGVRRIQITSFVHPKWVPQMADAEEICRHLPQRDDVIFSGLALNQKGVERAHAAGLRYIDLSIATHDEHSLANANMTVAEAVRQAEAMVRLAHHYDMQPQLGLQTVFGYRKPGDTPLARVRELARRFVDLGLESFSLADTTGMAHPLRIQEYVQAVQEEIGDTPLVLHLHDTRGLGLANVLAALQCGVRRFDTSVGGLGGCPFIPGATGNIATEDTVYLLEAMGVRTGIDYHKVAELALELETFLGKLLPSRQARLLARQRDLASQAHTA from the coding sequence ATGATGAAGCTTCCTGAAAGCGCTTTGATCTGCGAAGTCGGGCCGCGCGACGGCTTCCAGTATGAAACAAAGTGGATTCCGACCGAACGAAAGCTGGCTGTGATTCAGCGGCTGCTTGAGGCTGGGGTGCGGCGCATCCAAATTACCTCGTTCGTCCATCCTAAGTGGGTACCGCAAATGGCCGATGCAGAGGAAATCTGCCGTCACCTGCCACAGCGAGACGATGTGATTTTTTCCGGGCTGGCTCTTAACCAGAAAGGCGTTGAGCGCGCGCATGCCGCTGGGCTCCGCTACATTGATCTCTCTATTGCAACCCATGACGAACACAGCCTGGCCAATGCGAACATGACCGTAGCAGAGGCCGTCCGGCAGGCCGAAGCAATGGTTCGCCTGGCCCATCACTACGACATGCAGCCCCAGCTGGGGTTGCAAACGGTGTTTGGCTATCGCAAACCGGGCGACACGCCGCTGGCACGCGTGCGCGAACTGGCCCGGCGTTTTGTCGATCTGGGTCTGGAGTCGTTTTCGCTGGCCGATACTACAGGTATGGCCCATCCGCTGCGCATCCAAGAATATGTGCAGGCCGTTCAGGAGGAAATTGGCGACACGCCACTGGTGCTGCACCTACACGACACGCGCGGCCTGGGCTTGGCCAATGTATTGGCTGCACTTCAGTGCGGTGTTAGGCGCTTTGACACGTCGGTAGGTGGCCTGGGCGGCTGTCCGTTTATTCCTGGTGCCACGGGCAACATCGCTACCGAAGACACTGTCTATTTGCTCGAGGCTATGGGCGTGCGCACAGGCATCGATTACCACAAGGTGGCCGAGCTTGCCCTTGAGCTAGAAACCTTTTTGGGCAAACTGCTGCCCAGCCGCCAAGCGCGTTTGCTAGCCCGCCAGCGTGACCTAGCGTCCCAGGCTCACACCGCATAA
- the ruvB gene encoding Holliday junction branch migration DNA helicase RuvB: MPERSGLLHPLPQRAEEDYEKALRPRRLAEFIGQKKIKDNLQVFITAALQRGEVLDHVLLSGPPGLGKTTLAWIIAEEMGARLRTTSGPVLEKPADIAGLLTNLNEGDVLFIDEIHRLSPVVEEYLYSAMEDYRIDILIDSGPNARSVKLRLPPFTLIGATTRKGLLTAPLRARFGIEFRYDYYQTEELLQIVLRSARILGISIDEEGAFEIARRSRGTPRIANRLLRRTRDFAEVKGDGRITREVARLALEALEVDEAGLDEMDVRLLRTLIEKFGGGPTGLGTLAVSVGEDPGTLEEVYEPYLIQEGFLERTPRGRVATARAYQHFGLEPPARMPTLFDDLGR, from the coding sequence ATGCCTGAGCGAAGCGGACTCCTGCACCCGTTGCCGCAGCGCGCCGAAGAGGATTACGAAAAGGCGCTTCGGCCGCGTCGCCTAGCAGAATTTATCGGCCAAAAGAAAATTAAAGATAACTTACAGGTGTTCATCACCGCTGCGCTGCAACGAGGTGAAGTCCTGGACCATGTACTACTCTCGGGCCCTCCGGGTTTAGGAAAGACGACCCTGGCCTGGATTATTGCTGAAGAAATGGGGGCGCGCTTGCGCACCACGAGTGGTCCTGTACTGGAAAAGCCCGCCGATATTGCGGGGCTATTGACCAATCTCAACGAAGGAGATGTGCTGTTTATTGATGAGATTCATCGCCTAAGTCCTGTGGTGGAGGAGTACCTGTACTCGGCGATGGAGGATTATCGGATCGATATATTGATCGACAGTGGTCCGAATGCGCGCAGCGTGAAGCTTCGACTGCCACCTTTTACGCTTATTGGCGCAACGACGCGTAAAGGGCTTTTGACAGCACCGCTGCGCGCGCGTTTTGGCATTGAGTTTCGTTATGATTACTACCAAACCGAAGAGCTCTTGCAAATCGTTTTGCGCTCGGCACGCATTTTAGGGATTTCGATTGATGAAGAAGGAGCTTTTGAAATTGCCCGCCGGAGCCGGGGCACACCCCGCATTGCCAACCGACTTTTGCGACGCACGCGCGACTTTGCTGAAGTCAAAGGGGACGGCCGCATCACGCGTGAGGTAGCCCGTTTGGCACTTGAGGCCTTAGAAGTGGATGAAGCTGGCTTGGACGAAATGGACGTGCGGCTGCTGCGCACGCTCATCGAGAAATTTGGCGGTGGACCTACCGGGCTGGGTACCCTGGCGGTTTCGGTAGGTGAAGACCCAGGTACGCTGGAAGAGGTCTATGAACCTTACCTGATCCAGGAAGGCTTTTTGGAGCGTACACCACGCGGACGCGTGGCTACAGCTCGGGCCTATCAGCACTTTGGCCTGGAACCCCCAGCCCGCATGCCTACGCTGTTTGACGACTTAGGACGCTGA
- a CDS encoding TRAP transporter substrate-binding protein, with translation MERRRFLKDAALGAMATAMLTGCGNRSASETGAPAVQTQPRLRWRLASSFPRGLDTIFGAAEVLAKRVHALTDGRFEIRVYPAGELVPGLQVFDAVQNGTVPMGHTASYYFIGKHPALAFDCTVPFGLTARQYNAWLLEGGGLDLLRELFAEFNIVNLPGGNTGAQMGGWFRREIHSLRDLRGLKMRIPGMGGRVMSEMGVVVQVLAGGEIYPALERGAIDAAEWSGPYDDEKLGFYQIAPYYYYPGWWEPGPALTFYVNRQAWERLPTFYREVLWTAALEASQVMLARYDARNPAALERLLQAGAQLRRFPEDLLREAARISEAFLEQERDPLYRKIYEAYRSWRAQSYRWFGTAELAYAQFAFPQA, from the coding sequence ATGGAACGTCGTCGTTTTCTCAAAGACGCTGCCCTGGGTGCTATGGCTACGGCCATGCTCACCGGTTGCGGCAATCGGTCTGCTTCAGAAACAGGCGCTCCGGCTGTCCAAACGCAGCCGCGTTTGCGTTGGCGCCTAGCCTCAAGTTTCCCACGCGGACTAGATACCATCTTTGGTGCTGCCGAAGTGCTGGCTAAGCGTGTGCACGCGCTAACCGATGGCCGATTCGAGATTCGCGTGTACCCAGCCGGTGAGCTGGTGCCCGGCTTGCAGGTCTTTGATGCGGTTCAGAACGGGACTGTCCCTATGGGCCACACGGCCAGTTACTATTTTATTGGCAAGCATCCGGCGCTGGCCTTTGACTGTACGGTACCTTTTGGATTGACTGCGCGCCAGTACAATGCTTGGTTGCTCGAAGGGGGTGGGTTGGATTTACTACGCGAATTGTTTGCGGAATTTAACATCGTCAATTTGCCCGGGGGTAATACTGGTGCCCAGATGGGAGGTTGGTTTCGGCGAGAAATTCACAGCCTACGCGACCTGCGCGGGCTCAAAATGCGCATTCCCGGCATGGGAGGCCGTGTGATGAGTGAAATGGGCGTAGTTGTACAAGTGCTTGCCGGGGGCGAAATCTATCCAGCCCTTGAGCGCGGAGCCATCGATGCTGCCGAATGGTCTGGTCCCTACGACGACGAAAAATTAGGCTTTTATCAGATTGCTCCTTATTACTACTACCCCGGCTGGTGGGAGCCTGGCCCAGCGCTTACGTTTTATGTCAACCGGCAAGCCTGGGAGCGCCTGCCTACCTTCTACCGCGAAGTGCTTTGGACAGCGGCCCTCGAAGCAAGCCAGGTTATGCTGGCGCGCTACGATGCCCGTAATCCAGCTGCACTGGAGCGGCTACTGCAGGCAGGTGCCCAGCTTCGGCGCTTTCCAGAAGACCTGCTTCGCGAAGCTGCCCGCATCTCCGAAGCGTTCCTCGAGCAAGAGCGCGATCCGCTTTACCGCAAAATCTACGAGGCCTACCGCTCCTGGCGCGCGCAAAGTTATCGCTGGTTTGGCACTGCCGAGCTGGCTTATGCCCAGTTTGCCTTTCCCCAAGCTTAG
- a CDS encoding methylglyoxal synthase has product MKETLRTIALIAHDGKKADMVAFAMQHKDLLARFELVGTGTTGKLLEEKVGLKVRRFLSGPLGGDVQIAARVVTGDIDAVFFFVDPLDKHPHDPDIQTLLRACNVHNVPLATNPATAHYILTSQALQSVETSPADESAS; this is encoded by the coding sequence ATGAAAGAAACGCTTCGGACCATAGCGCTGATCGCGCATGATGGCAAAAAGGCCGACATGGTGGCCTTTGCCATGCAACACAAGGACCTTCTGGCCCGCTTTGAGTTGGTAGGGACCGGCACCACCGGCAAACTGCTAGAAGAAAAAGTTGGGCTCAAGGTGCGTCGATTTCTTTCCGGGCCACTGGGCGGCGACGTGCAGATTGCCGCGCGTGTGGTGACCGGCGACATCGATGCGGTGTTCTTTTTTGTAGATCCCTTAGATAAACATCCGCACGACCCTGATATCCAGACGCTCCTGCGCGCTTGCAATGTGCACAATGTGCCGCTGGCGACCAATCCAGCCACAGCCCATTACATCCTGACCAGTCAGGCACTGCAAAGCGTCGAAACAAGCCCTGCGGACGAGTCAGCGTCCTAA
- a CDS encoding DUF3109 family protein translates to MFAVDHILISDGLLRAPFACQLQACRGACCVQGEGGAPLEPGERRVLESLLPELWQDLRPEAQAVITQRGPWQKVGTDRYATTCVDDGACVFVVYEDAIARCAIQRAYSQGRIDFPKPISCHLYPLRVERQKGVEILRYEEIPLCDPARQHGAHCGIELIDFLETPLTRCYGASWYVRFRAAWAERRQTLGLVP, encoded by the coding sequence ATGTTTGCTGTAGACCACATTCTCATCTCGGATGGCCTGCTTCGGGCGCCGTTTGCCTGCCAGCTCCAGGCCTGCCGGGGAGCCTGTTGCGTGCAGGGCGAAGGCGGAGCCCCTCTGGAGCCGGGCGAGCGACGCGTGTTGGAAAGTCTGCTGCCAGAGCTGTGGCAGGACCTTCGGCCTGAGGCGCAAGCTGTTATCACCCAACGGGGTCCCTGGCAAAAAGTAGGGACAGATCGCTATGCAACCACTTGTGTGGACGATGGCGCCTGTGTGTTTGTGGTCTATGAAGATGCCATTGCCCGCTGCGCTATCCAACGGGCTTATAGCCAAGGCCGCATTGACTTCCCCAAGCCAATTTCCTGCCACCTGTATCCGCTTCGGGTGGAACGGCAAAAGGGGGTAGAAATTCTCCGTTATGAAGAAATTCCCCTATGTGACCCTGCACGGCAACATGGTGCGCACTGCGGCATAGAGCTTATTGACTTTCTGGAAACACCACTCACGCGCTGCTATGGCGCATCGTGGTATGTCCGCTTCCGAGCCGCTTGGGCTGAACGCCGACAGACCTTAGGTTTGGTCCCGTAA
- the fdxA gene encoding ferredoxin FdxA, protein MPYVVCEPCINCKYTDCVEVCPVDCFYEGPNFLAIHPDECIDCNACVPTCPVEAIYPEDEVPEEWAHYIEWNRYLAEQWKAMGYNITEKKGPLPDAETWRTRPKSEKDILTWEAPAA, encoded by the coding sequence ATGCCGTACGTCGTCTGCGAACCTTGCATCAACTGCAAGTACACCGACTGCGTCGAAGTATGCCCAGTCGACTGTTTTTATGAAGGGCCGAATTTCCTGGCGATTCATCCAGACGAATGCATCGATTGCAACGCGTGCGTGCCGACCTGTCCGGTAGAAGCCATTTACCCAGAAGATGAAGTGCCCGAGGAATGGGCACACTACATTGAATGGAATCGATATCTGGCCGAGCAGTGGAAGGCAATGGGGTATAACATCACGGAAAAGAAAGGCCCCCTGCCGGATGCAGAGACGTGGCGCACGCGGCCTAAATCAGAAAAGGATATCCTCACCTGGGAAGCGCCGGCTGCATAG
- a CDS encoding TRAP transporter small permease subunit, giving the protein METWLKLARAIDRLNSAVGQLVYWLVLLMVALGAYNAVARYLDRYTGLGLSSNFYLELQWYLFSLIFLLGAAYALQRDAHVRVDVFFSRFSSRGRAWINLLGTVLFLLPFCALMLWVSWGWVANSWAVREVSPDPGGLPRYPLKAMLPIAFVLLALQGFSFLIHQIARLRQSEPETHEDGLGKL; this is encoded by the coding sequence ATGGAGACGTGGTTAAAGCTTGCACGCGCGATTGATCGGCTGAACTCGGCTGTTGGTCAGCTGGTCTATTGGTTGGTGCTGCTCATGGTGGCTCTAGGCGCGTACAATGCCGTAGCCCGTTACCTAGATCGATATACAGGGCTGGGGCTCAGCTCAAACTTTTATTTAGAGCTGCAGTGGTACCTTTTTAGTCTGATTTTTTTGCTAGGGGCGGCCTATGCGCTGCAGCGGGATGCACACGTTCGGGTGGATGTATTTTTCAGTCGGTTTTCATCGCGCGGTCGGGCATGGATCAACCTATTGGGCACAGTGCTTTTTCTGCTGCCTTTCTGCGCCTTGATGCTTTGGGTATCATGGGGCTGGGTGGCCAATTCCTGGGCCGTGCGTGAAGTATCGCCTGATCCAGGAGGATTGCCACGTTATCCGCTCAAAGCAATGCTACCGATAGCGTTTGTGCTACTGGCCCTGCAAGGCTTTTCCTTTTTGATTCATCAAATCGCACGATTACGCCAGAGCGAACCAGAAACACATGAAGATGGCTTAGGCAAACTATGA
- a CDS encoding sensor histidine kinase — protein METALGPAYRLEPPAGLLRIYRVLGVIVAFMVVGFGFVHRSLEPSAWDPLWIRLCIGGGTLAVVGLSYRIGWIRTHLVLVVSGILWVLLLWFGLLTLTNRLSPNYVVGYLLVYAATGVVYGLGLQRPEPLGVYLGAGWLGIALGSIWIADPGISRVMLISVLTGIGITLYLVMRTLMERQRALDEARAQAEAALQFRNALLANMHHELRTPLAGILGAAQILHEEAPPSLREFVHIIEHSGQRLLHLLTNLLLLARMEADRLRLKPSLVDLREIMHEVLQALKAEAEAKGLDLTCACPSAPVYVYADPEALHTVCYNVLENAIKFTAQGRIHLALKTQEDRLELEVQDSGPGIDAALLERLLRAFEQGSTGLGRSHEGAGIGLTVAHRLLELMAGGLRIESRPGQGTTVTISLQKAPMEVRFLEKWS, from the coding sequence ATGGAAACTGCACTGGGGCCAGCGTATCGGTTAGAACCTCCTGCCGGATTGCTTCGAATTTACCGCGTTTTAGGGGTAATAGTGGCTTTCATGGTGGTGGGGTTTGGATTTGTACACCGTAGTCTAGAGCCATCGGCTTGGGATCCACTCTGGATACGGCTGTGCATCGGCGGTGGTACGTTGGCTGTTGTAGGCCTTTCGTACCGAATAGGGTGGATTCGTACACACCTGGTGCTTGTGGTTTCAGGCATTCTATGGGTGCTGCTTTTGTGGTTTGGCTTGCTGACCTTAACCAATCGCCTGTCGCCGAACTATGTGGTTGGGTATTTGCTGGTATATGCGGCCACAGGTGTAGTTTATGGACTGGGGTTGCAGCGGCCTGAACCCTTGGGAGTTTATCTTGGGGCTGGGTGGCTTGGAATAGCCTTAGGCAGTATTTGGATAGCGGACCCCGGGATCTCCCGCGTAATGCTTATTAGCGTGCTCACCGGTATTGGGATTACCCTATATTTGGTGATGCGTACGCTCATGGAGCGGCAGCGGGCCCTAGACGAAGCACGGGCTCAAGCCGAAGCTGCCCTGCAGTTCCGCAATGCGCTATTGGCCAACATGCACCACGAGTTGCGGACGCCGCTGGCCGGCATTCTAGGTGCTGCCCAAATCTTGCATGAAGAAGCTCCCCCCTCCTTGCGAGAGTTTGTGCATATCATTGAGCATAGCGGGCAACGCCTGTTGCATTTGTTAACCAACCTGCTGCTTTTGGCCCGCATGGAAGCGGATCGGCTGCGCCTAAAGCCCAGTCTGGTGGATCTCAGGGAGATAATGCATGAAGTGCTGCAAGCGCTCAAGGCAGAAGCCGAAGCAAAGGGCTTGGACCTGACGTGTGCTTGTCCAAGTGCCCCTGTCTACGTGTATGCCGATCCCGAAGCGTTGCACACGGTGTGTTATAACGTACTCGAAAATGCGATCAAATTTACTGCTCAAGGGCGGATACACCTTGCGCTAAAGACGCAAGAAGACCGTCTGGAGCTTGAGGTGCAGGATAGCGGTCCTGGTATTGATGCTGCCTTGCTGGAGCGGTTGCTTCGGGCGTTCGAGCAAGGGTCTACGGGATTAGGACGTTCGCACGAAGGGGCGGGGATTGGCCTGACCGTTGCCCATCGACTGCTTGAATTGATGGCAGGGGGACTACGTATCGAAAGTCGGCCAGGGCAGGGTACAACAGTTACGATTAGTCTTCAAAAAGCGCCGATGGAAGTGCGTTTCTTAGAGAAGTGGTCTTAG
- a CDS encoding TRAP transporter large permease, with the protein MNGDWLAPLMFVTALVLIFSGYPVAFALGGTALLFAGLGVALGYFDWSLLLALPDRTFGIMSNYVLLAVPFFIFMGTVLERSRLAEDLLQTIGMLFGPLRGGLALAVVFVGTLLAAATGVVGASVVAMGMISLPIMLRYGYSKELAAGIIAASGTLGQIIPPSVVLVVLADQLGVSVGNLFFGAIIPGLMLAGLYALYAAAIALLRPKAAPALPRAVRNVSGRTLARRVVLVMLPPLVLMLLVLGSIFAGIATPTEAGALGAVGALLLAVLNRRFTLAALRASMDETARLTTMVVFLLIGSTAFSLVFYGLYGDIWIEELLTNLPGGVIGFLVVANLAIFVLGFFIDFFEIAFIILPLLVPAARELGVDLVWFGVMVGMNLQTSFLTPPFGFALFYLRGVAPPELTTAQIYRGALPFIVLQLIGLLLVILFPDMVGWLVR; encoded by the coding sequence ATGAATGGCGATTGGCTAGCCCCGCTGATGTTTGTAACAGCCCTGGTGCTCATTTTTTCGGGCTATCCAGTGGCTTTTGCCTTAGGAGGGACGGCACTGTTGTTTGCAGGTCTGGGCGTGGCATTGGGGTATTTCGACTGGAGTTTGCTGCTAGCGTTGCCTGACCGCACTTTTGGGATCATGTCCAACTACGTGCTGCTGGCAGTTCCGTTTTTCATTTTTATGGGTACGGTACTGGAGCGCTCCCGCTTGGCCGAAGACCTGCTGCAGACGATTGGGATGCTTTTTGGCCCGCTTCGGGGTGGACTGGCACTGGCCGTGGTATTTGTGGGCACGTTGCTGGCTGCAGCTACCGGTGTGGTAGGAGCCTCGGTCGTGGCCATGGGGATGATCTCCCTGCCTATCATGTTACGGTACGGCTATTCCAAAGAACTGGCTGCTGGAATTATTGCAGCTTCGGGCACGCTAGGGCAAATTATCCCACCCAGTGTGGTGCTTGTGGTGCTGGCTGACCAGCTGGGGGTGTCGGTAGGGAATTTGTTTTTTGGTGCAATCATCCCTGGCCTCATGTTGGCCGGGCTATATGCCCTGTATGCTGCAGCTATAGCGCTTCTTCGTCCTAAGGCTGCGCCAGCACTTCCTCGTGCGGTGCGCAACGTGTCTGGGCGCACCCTGGCCCGTCGCGTAGTGCTGGTTATGCTGCCGCCGCTGGTGCTTATGCTACTGGTGCTCGGAAGCATTTTTGCCGGTATTGCCACGCCCACCGAAGCCGGCGCCCTGGGAGCCGTAGGTGCCCTGCTTTTGGCTGTCTTGAATCGGCGATTCACCTTAGCGGCCCTGCGGGCTTCTATGGACGAGACTGCTCGTCTAACCACAATGGTAGTTTTTCTGCTGATTGGCTCGACGGCGTTTTCGCTGGTTTTTTATGGGCTTTATGGAGATATCTGGATCGAAGAGCTGCTGACAAATTTGCCCGGGGGAGTTATCGGATTTCTTGTCGTGGCGAATCTGGCTATCTTTGTGCTTGGGTTTTTTATTGATTTCTTTGAAATCGCCTTTATCATTTTGCCACTTTTGGTGCCTGCTGCTCGCGAGTTGGGGGTCGATTTGGTGTGGTTCGGGGTTATGGTGGGGATGAACCTGCAAACTTCGTTTCTAACACCGCCATTTGGTTTTGCACTGTTTTACCTTCGGGGAGTGGCACCGCCAGAGCTCACCACAGCGCAAATTTATCGCGGTGCATTGCCTTTTATTGTGCTCCAGCTTATAGGGCTTTTGCTGGTCATCTTATTCCCCGACATGGTTGGCTGGCTAGTCCGCTAA
- the rpoN gene encoding RNA polymerase factor sigma-54, translated as MLKLKQEQKLQQKLSPQQIQYIKLLQLPTLALEQRIKAELESNPLLEEGPEDEEAPLEEGLAEPAEATAASEVSGEATPAAETSGSTEATTSTPEEEVDWEELFNNVDDLYGYKARVDRSDEEEERRELPLPARPSMAEYLREQLVLLKLNETEQLIAEQIIGSIDEDGYLHRSLESIVDDLIFSHGVSVTEADVERVLKQIQRLDPVGIAARDLRECLIVQLEVLPEDTPGRSVALRMLQEAFKDFTMKHFEALKRKLKVSEAELKEAYHLIQHLNPKPGEGDLSPQQNYIIPDFTVTYEDGAFIITLNSRNAPQLRISRRYRQMLEQMLAEKKRGKPHSSFDEETRAFLKNKLESARWFINSINQRRQTMFKVMKAIVELQEDFFKYGEGHLKPMILKDVADRIGMDLSTVSRVVNGKYVQTDFGVYELKYFFSEGLPTESGEEVSNKEVKALIQRMIEEEDKRNPLSDQRIAELLEQQGFKIARRTVTKYREQLGIPVARLRREIVLDGEASS; from the coding sequence ATGCTGAAGCTCAAGCAAGAACAAAAGCTGCAGCAAAAACTTTCGCCGCAGCAAATCCAGTACATCAAGCTGCTGCAGCTGCCTACGCTGGCGCTCGAGCAACGCATTAAGGCTGAACTGGAATCCAACCCGCTTTTAGAAGAAGGGCCGGAAGACGAAGAGGCACCCCTGGAGGAGGGTTTGGCTGAACCTGCTGAAGCTACAGCTGCCTCTGAGGTAAGCGGAGAAGCAACCCCTGCAGCGGAAACTTCCGGATCGACCGAAGCAACCACCTCAACCCCTGAAGAAGAGGTCGATTGGGAGGAACTCTTTAACAATGTCGACGACCTCTACGGCTATAAAGCCCGCGTGGACCGTAGCGACGAAGAAGAGGAGCGGCGTGAGCTTCCCCTACCAGCACGCCCTTCCATGGCCGAATATCTGCGCGAACAACTGGTACTGCTGAAGCTCAACGAAACCGAACAGCTTATTGCTGAACAAATCATTGGGTCAATCGACGAGGACGGCTACCTGCACCGCTCGCTTGAATCTATTGTCGATGACCTTATCTTCAGCCATGGCGTTAGCGTGACCGAAGCCGACGTGGAGCGTGTGCTCAAACAAATCCAACGCCTCGACCCCGTCGGCATTGCCGCACGTGACCTGCGCGAGTGCCTAATCGTGCAACTCGAAGTGCTACCTGAAGACACCCCTGGCCGCAGCGTAGCCCTCCGTATGCTTCAGGAAGCGTTTAAGGACTTCACCATGAAGCACTTCGAGGCGCTTAAACGCAAACTCAAAGTTTCCGAAGCAGAATTAAAAGAGGCCTATCATCTGATCCAGCACCTTAACCCTAAACCCGGAGAAGGCGACCTTAGTCCGCAGCAAAATTATATCATCCCCGACTTTACGGTAACCTACGAGGATGGAGCGTTCATCATCACGCTTAACAGCCGCAACGCACCTCAACTCCGCATTTCACGCCGCTACCGCCAGATGCTCGAACAGATGCTGGCAGAAAAAAAACGCGGCAAGCCGCACAGCAGCTTCGACGAAGAAACCCGCGCCTTCCTCAAAAACAAGCTGGAGTCGGCCCGCTGGTTTATCAACTCCATCAACCAGCGCCGCCAAACGATGTTTAAGGTGATGAAAGCCATTGTGGAACTGCAAGAGGATTTCTTCAAGTACGGGGAAGGCCACCTCAAACCCATGATCCTCAAGGATGTGGCCGACCGCATCGGAATGGACCTCTCAACAGTTAGCCGTGTGGTCAACGGGAAGTATGTGCAAACAGACTTTGGCGTCTACGAGCTCAAGTATTTCTTCTCTGAAGGATTGCCTACCGAAAGTGGCGAAGAAGTCTCTAACAAAGAGGTCAAAGCCCTCATCCAACGCATGATCGAGGAGGAAGACAAGCGGAACCCGCTCTCCGATCAGCGCATTGCTGAGCTCCTCGAGCAGCAAGGCTTTAAGATTGCCCGTCGCACCGTTACCAAGTATCGCGAGCAGCTGGGCATACCTGTAGCCCGCTTGCGGCGAGAGATCGTACTGGACGGCGAAGCGTCTTCTTAA